In the genome of Acidobacteriota bacterium, the window ACCAACGGCAATCCTCCGCCATGGAGTTGAGCGAAGAATTGAAGCAGGCAGTCAAAAAGGAAGCGGAAGAAAGCTCGTATTCGATGGCTGAACCCTTTTTTGTTCCGCCGTTAATGCCGCTTGAAGGAACGACCAGTGGAAAGCATTCCATCGAAGAACACGACGTGAAATTTCCTTCCTTGTCTGACAAAAACAAATCTTTGTCAGACCGTAGCACTACGGCTTTGTCTCGTCCGGGGGCTGGCAGCGGAGACACGACACTGATTCGTGAAGAAAAACGCCCGACAAATCCGGATCAACAGGTTCCGACTTCGGGGAAAAAGCTAAGCATCAATTTGGGTTTTGGTGATTCCACCGTTGAAAGAAAATCGCGATTGCCCTTACTGATTGGAGCAGCGCTCGTTTTGGTCGTTTTGGTCGCGGCGATTATGTATTTCAACCGGAAAGAAGAGCCGGATGTCCCGACCACAAAACCGTCTGCTCCGCCAGCGGGAATGGCGTTCATTCAAGGTGGAAAATTCATGATGGGACGTGGCGACGGCTCCACTGATGAAGGACCAGTCCACCAAGTCGAAGTCAAATCGTTCTTCCTGGATGTTCAGGAAGTAACCAATTTGGATTACAAAAAGTTCGTGGACGCCAGCGGGCATCAAGTGCCTAAAAATTGGAAAAACAATGGATCCTATGCGCTGGATGAAGCCAGATTTCCCGTCACGTATGTAACCTGGGATGATGCGACCGCTTACGCAAAGTGGGCCGGAAAGCGATTGCCCGCCGAAGCGGAATGGGAATACGCCGCGCGCGGAGGAAACAGGGAATATGTTTACCCCTGGGGAAATCAGTGGGTTACTGGGTATGCGAACATGGATCGTAAAGGGGATCTCAAACCCGCACCCGTTCGCAGCTTTGAGAAGGATCTCAGCGCCTTCGGCATTTACGACCTGGCGGGTAATGTCAGCGAATGGGTTCAGGATAACTACTCCGAAAAATATGGTGCTGCGCCGGACACGCGTTTGCGTGTGTATCGGGGCGGAAACTTTTTGGATGCGCCGGACAAAGGAACGAACACTTATCGCTGGGCGGATTATCCGCGCGAGATTCCTGACGACCAGATTCTCAGGGTTGGATTTCGATGTGCCAAGGATATTGAATGATCAGCACTTCCGTTCAACGATTCATTGCAAACGCTCTCCGACCGTTTTGTGCGCGACGTGTCGGCGTTCGTTTCTTTTTATCGCCGGCATTGCTTCTTATTTTTTTGACCGCCACGCTTTTTTCCACGAAAGTAATGGCACAAAAGCGTAGCGACCGGAATAACAAAGATAACAAGTCTGCAAGCACAAATACCGCAGGTCCAAAACGAACGGATCGCATTGTCGCGGAAAGCGAAAAAGTCAAAGTCATCACCAAAACCGAATTCATTCGGGTCGCTGTGAATCCCAACAAAGGCTATTTGAGTTTGGTGGCCGTTCCCAAAGCAACCGTGACGCTCACGCCCTTGCTCACCAGCCAGAAAAAAGCCGTACCGATTGTCGAAGTCATCAAAGACGCTGATGGCAGCTTGAACCTGATCAACCTCCTTCCCGGCAAATACAAATTAACCATCGAACACGAAGATTACGCTCCGTTTTCTGAAACCATCCAGGTTGATCCGGCGCGCCCTGACACGTTTGTGGCTTTGAATAAGATGGTTTCCAAATATGGCATCATTCGCATTGGTGGCCTCTTGCCCGGCTCGAAAGTGTTTCTGGATGATGCTGCGATCAAACCTCCTGATTTGGCGCTGGAAAATCAAAACGCGACGATTGCCAGAATTCCTGTTGGAAAACACAGCCTGAAAATTTCAAAAGAAGGGTACGCAGATTTCTCCAAAGAAATAGACGTGCTACCCGGACAGCAGGCCTTTGTTTCGGCGCGGCTGGATCAAGCGCAGATTACAATCAGCCTGATTTCGCAACCTGGCGCAAGGGT includes:
- a CDS encoding SUMF1/EgtB/PvdO family nonheme iron enzyme; its protein translation is MIGTVLDGRYRLDSLIGVGGMGDVYRATHVHIDTEFAVKLLKPEFVADQTAIKRFRLEAKAAGRIQHPNAVRVTDFGVTPEKIVYLVMELVQGQSLRELIRAEKRLETLRAVNIVRQVCGAVEAAHRSGVIHRDLKPDNIIIESHPSGERVKVLDFGIAKLREAKTDSFLTQAGTIIGTPQYMSPEQCQGQSLDPRSDIYSIGIVLYEMLTGTVPFDGESTLQVVYNQLHLIPRSVQELSPHIPQPLAQVIMRTLEKEPDQRQSSAMELSEELKQAVKKEAEESSYSMAEPFFVPPLMPLEGTTSGKHSIEEHDVKFPSLSDKNKSLSDRSTTALSRPGAGSGDTTLIREEKRPTNPDQQVPTSGKKLSINLGFGDSTVERKSRLPLLIGAALVLVVLVAAIMYFNRKEEPDVPTTKPSAPPAGMAFIQGGKFMMGRGDGSTDEGPVHQVEVKSFFLDVQEVTNLDYKKFVDASGHQVPKNWKNNGSYALDEARFPVTYVTWDDATAYAKWAGKRLPAEAEWEYAARGGNREYVYPWGNQWVTGYANMDRKGDLKPAPVRSFEKDLSAFGIYDLAGNVSEWVQDNYSEKYGAAPDTRLRVYRGGNFLDAPDKGTNTYRWADYPREIPDDQILRVGFRCAKDIE